The sequence TGTGTAAAAAATACTCGTTTATTTGCTGGGGCTTATATTTATTATACCCTTTTCTTCATCGACAGTATCAAGGGTAAGTATTGAAAAATAATCATCTACCAGTTTTTTATCCGGCACTGCGGTCTTTATCAATACCCCTATACCTGCTACCTCGCATTCAAACTCCTTTGCCAGCTCCATGATGCCCTTTGCGGTGCCTCCGCCCTTCATGAAATCATCTATAAATAACAGCTTTGAGTTTCTTTTTAGTGCTTTCAATGATAAAACCATGGTTTGCAGCTTTTTTTTAGACCCTGACACATAGTTTATGTTAACTGAAGCTCCATCAGTGGCCTCATTATTGTGCCTTACTATAATGAGGGGCACATTGAGAAATCTTGCGGTTGCAAAAGCCAGTGGTATACCCTTGGTTTCAACAGTTATTACATAATCGACATCTTTTTTATAAAATTGTCTTGTAAAAATACGCCCAATATTTTCTGTTTTTACGGGATTATATATCACATCGAGCATATAAACAAACCCGCCTGGAAGTATCCTCTCCTTCTTGGAGAGCTCCTCACAAAGAATTCGGGTAACCGAATCAGCCTTTTCGCTGCTGATTGAAGGTATATATCTTATGCCGCCGGAAGCACCCGGTATGGATACTATCATGCCAAGATCAAATTTATCCAATATATCCTGAATTATATCAATATCTTCACTTATGGTAGACTTTGCCGAACCAGTAATTTCCATAAAGTTTCCAAGGGTAAAAATCTTTCCAGGCGAATCGGTTAATAATTTCATTAAAATTCCAATACGTTCGTTTCTTTGAAGTTTATCCATTTTCCCTCTCGTTTTACAAAACATTTTCTTTTAACAGTATTGGTTTTTATTATATAATATTATAGCGAATATTTTAATACTTTTTTTAATAATTATTCGGATTATAATACACTATACTTTCTAAGTACTAATAAAATAATAAAATAGTTCCATTTTGCATATAATAAAACCAATAATTTAAAGAATATGCAAAGTTTTTCACATAATTTATCGATTTTAAAGGAGTGTTAGCATTGACAGAAAAAAATTTACTAGACCCGAAAATCATTAAAAAAATACATTTTGTCGGTATCGGCGGTATTAGCATGAGTGGTTTGGCAGAAATTTTACTCAGCCAGGGTTACGAAATCTCAGGCTCTGATATGAAAGCTTCAAGTATAACAGATAGACTCCAGTCTATGGGAATTAAGTTTTTTAACGGGCATAGCAGCGATAATATAGAGAATCCTGATTTGGTAATTTATACCGCTGCAGTAAAAAAGGATAATCCGGAGCTTGTAAAATCACAAGGGCTTGGTATAAAAACAATTGAGAGATCGGTGCTGCTAGGCCAAATAATGAAGCAGTATCCTTTTAGTATAAACGTTTCAGGAACTCATGGAAAAACTACAACCACATCCATGGTAACTATGATAATGATGGAGGCAGGCATGGACCCGACGGTGCACATAGGCGGGGAGCTGAATGCCATCGGCGGCAATACAAAAATAGGAGGAAATAAGTACTTTATCGCTGAAGCATGTGAATATGTTGAAAGCTTTCTTAAATTCTTTCCCTTCATGGGCATAATACTAAATATCGAAGCAGATCATCTGGATTACTTTAAAGGACTTGATCACATAAAAGAATCCTTTTTAAAGTTTGCCAGACTGATTCCTAATGAAGGTTTTCTTATCGCATGTGCCGATGACAGCAATGTAAAAGATCTCTTAGATAAGATTGACTGCAATATAATAACCTATGGCATTAATTCTGAAGATGCATTATGGC comes from Pseudobacteroides sp. and encodes:
- the purR gene encoding pur operon repressor; the encoded protein is MDKLQRNERIGILMKLLTDSPGKIFTLGNFMEITGSAKSTISEDIDIIQDILDKFDLGMIVSIPGASGGIRYIPSISSEKADSVTRILCEELSKKERILPGGFVYMLDVIYNPVKTENIGRIFTRQFYKKDVDYVITVETKGIPLAFATARFLNVPLIIVRHNNEATDGASVNINYVSGSKKKLQTMVLSLKALKRNSKLLFIDDFMKGGGTAKGIMELAKEFECEVAGIGVLIKTAVPDKKLVDDYFSILTLDTVDEEKGIINISPSK
- the murC gene encoding UDP-N-acetylmuramate--L-alanine ligase; this encodes MTEKNLLDPKIIKKIHFVGIGGISMSGLAEILLSQGYEISGSDMKASSITDRLQSMGIKFFNGHSSDNIENPDLVIYTAAVKKDNPELVKSQGLGIKTIERSVLLGQIMKQYPFSINVSGTHGKTTTTSMVTMIMMEAGMDPTVHIGGELNAIGGNTKIGGNKYFIAEACEYVESFLKFFPFMGIILNIEADHLDYFKGLDHIKESFLKFARLIPNEGFLIACADDSNVKDLLDKIDCNIITYGINSEDALWQARDINFDENGLGSYTLFKSNEEIGRINLGVPGIHNVSNSLAAAAACFTVGCSIDFVKSGLQKFSGTHRRFELKGFSNDIKVIDDYAHHPSEIVATLNAAKNVPHNKLWCIFQPHTYTRTKALLNDFSNSFSDADYVIVSDIYAAREPDNGEINSLILSEKINEVSPKAKYIKHFEDIANYLHEKASPGDLIITMGAGDIYKVGEIFLKP